Below is a window of Scylla paramamosain isolate STU-SP2022 chromosome 14, ASM3559412v1, whole genome shotgun sequence DNA.
AGATTATATTGTTATAATGGCTTAACATATATATTTGACAAGTTTATTTTATGAAATGTAGTTTGGTTTATATGGTTATTGATTATTACAGATTTAAGGGGGTATATCACCCTTTTTGActcattttcgctcaaaaatggtgaaatgagATATCTGCTccaaaaaaaatcaaccaatGTTTTGGCAATATTTCAGAGATCTAAAACCTCTAGGGGGCATTCAAAGGGATATGTGCTGCGTGGCGCCATTTAAAGGTCCACTTTGAGGCATAGGAAATATgtgcattttcatattttttttcccgaatatatatatatatatatatatatatatatatatatatatatatatatatatatatatatatatatatatatatatatatatatatatattttttttttttttttttcttttttttttttttttttttttctttctatcttgcGAAACACGGCATCTATCTGAACAGCTGCTGGTGTAGGGAGTGAGGGAACATCAGCAGCCTACGCCTACAAGTACCAGTGTTCTTGTGGACTTCCAAGCGCCTTGCTCcattaaacttttctttattcttacttCTGAACACTTGCACTTGGCCTCATCTTGCCAAGAATAAGTGCCTTatttaagaagaggaaggaggcctTTGTCAAGGCAAGAGCACGCCGCTGGAAAGATATAAATCAGCGAAAAACAGACACAATGCATTACCACCAGCAAGCTTACGCCTTAGCTCCTCGTTCAAGtgctaaaaagcagaataagtTTCTCATAGACtcattcgattttttttttttttttcttgtgtagtGAAATACCACCAAGCTATCGAGAGATGAAGATATTCTCCCTTCCACCTGAGGAGTTGGAATTAGTGAAAAGAGTTTATACTCGGCTTACATCAGCTGAAATGATGAAACGATGTCTGTAGGGACTCACACAGAACCCAAATGAATCCTTCCACAGCTGCAAATGGCTACACTGCTTGAAGCACCTCAGAGGTACAAAAAGAAAGCTCAGCTTCGTGGTAACGCTGGCGACGATGGAATACAACAGTGGTTATGTCGCCAGCAATCTCCATCACTGCCATACTTCTCAAGGGCCTCAAGAAGGACAACACGATATGCATGCcactaatgacaaaaaaaaaaaaaagaggaataaacgTCTCTAGAGAACTTGTTTACTAGTCTCAATACTTCTGTTGAGTTAGAGTCCAGCATCGTGGAGACTCATCTTTGCAACTTTGCATGGTTCTCGAAACCAACTTTTTACAACTTTGCGTTTTAATAACTccgctatttctttttttttttttttaagaattaccttattattactattatttttttttaacgatcACCATTTAAAATTTTACGTCTTAGTCtgatctaatttttttttttctttttttttttttttaccaaaacttccagtcaaattttccagtattttttttcacttttgaaaaaaaaaaaaaagcaagttcACCATTTTAGTAAAaattacaaatgaaaaaaaaaaacataaaactctAAAGTATCCATTCTAGTTTTAATCAGACGgaatttaaagtaattttggaAAGTCATAATTACGTCATTCTTTATATGCTAGGTGGACTAAATTAgctgtttttcagtttttattatatttttctttaacagTTATCGCCATCATATTGGTATGGCTTAAGTTTATCATCAAGACACTTacgataaaaatttcaaaataattGAATGAGTTTTAGcgaaaatggcaaaaaaaaaaaaaagcttatataATCCCTTAAGTATAGTATTTGTGGTAATTATTGTACATTGGCAACACTGATTGGCGTTACTGTTTTCACGTTTGGTAGCACTGTGTATCGTCAGTCACAATGGTACCACAGGCCAGTGTAGACCCAGCTGTTTCCTTCTGTtaatgtgtgagtttgtgtgtgtatttatgttgttttgtcctGTTATGTACTGTGTTCGTGCTGTGTTGCATGATTGTTTTATTATGTCCTGTTATGTACTGTGTTCGTGCTGTGTTGCATGATTGTCATCAAATGTTTATATTGagttaatgtgttgtgtaattgtcggtagttatttttgtctgtatctgttacagatatgagagcctggtattttgttgaataaagctTGGAGTTGCCACCAAGCGTTTCAGTCTCATTACAATTTATTCAACAAAATTCCCGTCATGGCTAAGTTGCTTAAGCCATGCCGACTGGACACGGATCCCAGCTCTCCTACGGCGGCCAAGGAGTGGAAACACTGGCACCGCACGTTTCAAAACTTCAttgaggagagtggagaggccGCACCTAACAAGCTGAGGGCTCTAGTGAACTGTGTATCCCCGAGTGTGTATGAACTCATCGAAGACTGTGTTTCATATGAAAGTGCCGTTGCAAAACTGGAGAGTGTTTACGTCAAGTTACCAAACGAGATTTTTGCAAGGCATGTTTTGGCAACCCGACGACAGCAGTCGGGCGAATCCCTTGATGAATTTTTGAGGGAGCTACATAAACTAAGCAAGGACTGTAACTTCAAGGCAGTCACAGCTGAACAATATCGGGAGGAGCTGGTACGTGATGCGTTTATTAACGGTATTGCCTCTGCATTTATTCGTCAGCGCCTGCTAGAAAATAAGTCCTTGAATCTTGAGGCGGCATACAGTCAAGCCCGTACATTGGACCTTGCCCAGCGGAATGCTGATGCATACACGTGTTCCTTGCCTGTTCCTCATGCTGCTGCTTTAGTTCCAGGACAGCAGGAACTGCCCAGTGATGACCAACAACAGCAGTCAACgaaagaagggggagaaagaagacCACCTGTGGACTTGACTGTCGCTGCTGCACACGTATCTAAGAAGAAATGCTATTTTTGTGGTAATGCATTCCACATTACAGGTAGGGCTATTTGTCCTGCACGTTCTGTTACATGCAACAACTGTGGTAAAGCGGGTCATTTTGCCAAAGTCTGTAGATCCAAGGCTAAGGCTTATGAtagtactaccaccacactGTATAATCCCACTCTGCTCAAACTTGCTGCCACTTTTCCAAAGAATCTTTCACATGCAGCTATAGACATCACTGTCAATGGTCATTCATTGAAGGCACTAATCGACTCATGCAGTTCGGATAGCTTCATAAGTGAGAAAGTGGCACATAAATTAAAGCTGACAGTAGTTCCGGCAAGCAAGGAGATTTCAatggcgtcagcatctttaaaTACTAGCTCCCCAGGGTATGTTACAGTAGACTTGGGTCATGTTGATCAAAATTACTCATGTGTTCAGCTAGGAGTCTTAAAGGATTTATGTTGTGATGTGATCTTGGGTCATGATTTTCAAAAACATCACAAGAGTGTAACTTTTCAGTATGGGGGAAATAAGCCAAGTTTAAGGGTAACTAGTAACTGTGCATTGGCAACAGCTGATATCGAGGAGCCTTCACTGTTTCCGAACTTGCCTCAACAATGTAAACCAATTACAGTTAAATCCAGACACTATTGTAAAGATGACCAGTTATTTATAAATGACCAGATATCACGCTTGCTGTCTGAAGGCGTCATTGAGCCAAGCATATCCCCATGGAGAGCACAGGTCGTAGTTGTGAAAGATCCACTTGAGAGGCACAAAAAGAGACTTTGTATTGATTATTCTCAAACCATCAACCAATACACAGAACTAGATGCATATCCCCTCCCGAGGATAGAGGACATGGTACATAATCTTGCAAAATACAAGGTGTTTTCTACGTTTGACTTGAAGAGTGCATACCACCAAATCAGCattaaagagagtgagaggaagtatACTGCTTTTGAGGGTGCAGGAAAACTGTATCAGTTTTGTAGGGTTCCATTTGGTGTCACTAATGGAGTAGCTGTATTTCAGAGAGCTATGGATAAATTAGTTGAAGATGAGGATCTTAAAGATACTTTCCCATATCTCGATAATATTACTGTAGCTGGATCAACTCAGGATGAGCATGATGAAAATGTTAAGAAGTTCTTGGAGGTTGTTCGAAAACGGAAGCTCACCCTCAATGAATCTAAATCAGTTATGTCTGTGCCTATAATCAATGTTCTCGGGTATTGTGTTGGTGATAATGTCATAAAGCCTGATCCTGACAGATTACGTCCCCTTCAAGAATTACCACCTCCTACCAATATGGGGTCTTTGCGAAGAGTTCAAGGGTTGTTTGCATATTATGCTATATGGATCCCTGGCTTCTCTGATAAAATCCAACCTTTGATAAACACGAAAACTTTTCCGCTGAGTGAATCAGCACTAACTGCCTTTAACTCCTTGAAAAAGCAGCTTATAGATGCTTCTCTAAGATCTGTGGATGAGAGCCTTCCTTTTGTTGTGGAGTGTGATGCTTCGGAGGTCGCTATCTCAGCAGTCTTAAACCAGGGTGGCCGGCCAGTAGCTTTTATGTCAAGAACGCTTCAGGGTAGTGAGCTGCATTATCCTGCTGTAGAAAAGGAGGCCACAGCTATTATTGAAGCAGTTCGCAAGTGGAGTCATTTCTTAGCTAGACGACATTTTACTCTGATTACTGATCAGCGCTCTGTGATGTTCATGTTAGACAACAGAAAGCGAACCaagataaagaataacaagataCAAGAGTGGAGGCTGGAGCTGGCATCATTCAGTTATACAATACAGTATCGTCCTGGGAAACAGAATGTTGCGCCGGATACCTTGACTCGTGCAtactgttgttctgtttcttcaatgTCGAATCTCACTTACATCCATGAGAATCTTTGCCACCCTGGGGTAACTCGGCTTTTGCATTTTGTGCGGTCTAAGAACCTTCCCTTCTCAACAGATGATGTGAAAAAGGTGTGTGCTACTTGTAAGGTCTGTGCACAGCAAAAACCACAATTCCATCGTTCAGCACAAGGGGTCCTCATTAAAGCCACACAGCCGATGGAACGCCTTAGCATTGACTTCAAAGGACCTTTGCCTTCCACCACAAACAATAAGTACATACTTACAGTTGTTGACGATTACTCACGTTTTCCTTTTGCACTTCCTTGTCCAAATATGCATTCAAAAACAGTAATCAAATGTCTTGAGTCTATCTTCAGTCTTTGTGGAATGCCAAGTTTTATTCATTCAGATCAAggtccttcttttatttctcaagAACTGAAGCTGTACCTTTCTCAGAAAGGGGTAGCAACAAGCAAAACAACACCTTATCACCCAATGGGTAATGGCCAGGTTGAGAGGTACAACGGAATTATTTGGAAAGCTGTTTGTTTAACACTTGCATCTCATGGTTTGAGGAATCAACACTGGGAGATGGTGCTTCCTGAGGTTTTGCATTCAATAAGATCACTCTTATGTACTGCAACTAATGAGACCCCACATGAGCGTTTCTTCAGGTTTCAACGACGTTCTAGTTTTGGAAATGGATTACCATCATGGCTTTTGACCCCTGGACAAGTGTTATTGCGACGGCATGTTAGGTCTAGCAAACACGAACCATTAACTGATCAGGTAGAACTTGTTGATGTGAACCCAATGTATGCAAGTGTCAAATATCCAGATGGCCGCGAGTCAACCGTGTCTATCCGTGACTTAGCTCCAAGTCCTGAGAGTCCGACGACTCCTGTGCACCAGGATGAAGCACAAGGAAATATAGAGACCCCAGGTTCACCCAAAACCCAAGGTGTACAACCCCATAATAATCATGATTCCCATTCACCCACTGGGCCCATTGAGTTAAGGAGGTCGACTCGTGTGTCGAAGCCCCCCGATCGTTACGGATGGGATTAAACCTGATATGTTCGGATATCTACCTGGAACtcattttgttaatgttgaatTTTTCTAGGAGGGAAGAATGTGGTAATTATTGTACATTGGCAACACTGATTGGCGTTACTGTTTTCACGTTTGGTAGCACTGTGTATCGTCAGTCACAATGGTACCACAGGCCAGTGTAGACCCAGCTGTTTCCTTCTGTtaatgtgtgagtttgtgtgtgtatttatgttgttttgtcctGTTATGTACTGTGTTCGTGCTGTGTTGCATGATTGTTTTATTATGTCCTGTTATGTACTGTGTTCGTGCTGTGTTGCATGATTGTCATCAAATGTTTATATTGagttaatgtgttgtgtaattgtcggtagttatttttgtctgtatctgttacagatatgagagcctggtattttgttgaataaagcttggagttgccaccaagcgtttcagtctcattacagtattaaaaaaaatgttcttatgATGCATAAGAGCTTTTTAAACTTTGAATCAGTTGCCTAGCCAGTATTATTTATAACAATTATTGCGATATATTACTTCTTTTGGTACTAGGCGTCAtaaagtgttttaagtgtttatgaaagTAAGCAAACATTCATCTGGAAGGAATATATTGACAAACAGAGTTAGAAGAGTTTGATGAGACGAGCTGCTTGCATAAAAATAATctcggaaaaaataaaaagggatcCCAACAGGTCTATAAATCTTCGAAAGGTTAAGGCTAGCAAAGATATGTAAAACAATTTTAGGATGAATCCTAACGAAAAACATCAAATAATCTGAGGGGGTGTAGGAGAGGCAGCAACAACCCCTAAATCATCAAAGATtgagtttttaggaaaggtcTGAACAAAAAATTCATCTTTGAAAAAAGATGAGCTGGCAATGATGCTATCAGATTGAGACAGAAGGAGAACACAAGAAGTATTGAAGAGTCAAATCTAGAAAGGTTTTAAACCTTTCTGTTGATGGAGTTTTGATTAGTTGAAGATATTTTGACATGATTTCGGGAAGAAATGTAAAACGAATGAGTTTCAAAAGATGGAAGGGTCTTCAATACAAGAAGTATTGAAGAGTCAAATCTAGAAAGGTTTTAAACTTTTCTGTTGATGGAGTTTTGATTAGTTGAAGATATTTTGGCATGATTTCGGGAAGAAATGTAAAACGAATGAGTTTCAAAAGATGGAAGGGTCTCTTACCTTTTGAAAACTTGTTTCTATAACATGTATAGGAAGAGAACGAAAGCATATTTTAGAAGGgttagagagaaggaaaaggtgaggaATGTACTTTTCATGTTTGGACACTGTAACCTCCTTTATGTCCTCAGCATatagagacgggtctctgacacggatgTCATGAAGACATTAGCATGATGCCTCCTCAGGTACTCACAATTAGCGGAAGAAAAactccagaggcacctccactttggaGGATTCTGGGAAGGAATTAGAGCTATTGGGAAATATGCAGATGTGAGGTTGTGGTCGAAGGAGCGACGAAGAGGACAGTGTGACAACATTTAGAAGGTGTAGTGGGCGTCAgacatccttttcttttaagaACAGCTTATCGTAACGGATACATTCACACACAGTTACACTCACAATCACCAATACTCACAGATTTTAACTACCGTATTAACTCGTATTGGTATTCCCACTGTTATGAACTGGGAGGTCATAAGTACATAATGTACAAGCTATTTAATTCCAGGATTTGACCCAAtaccgtgacacacacacaaaaaaaaaaatgaaacaaagcaGAACAACTAATGCCAATAAATCTAATTACTTATAAAAGGCTgcctgaggaagagaagagagatgaatgaatgaataagataCGTGTAGACCAAGGAGTGGAAAATATCCGACgtagcggtggcggtggcgtggGGAGTCCAGGTCAGTGGTGGAGAACACACTTGGTGTGGTGTCACTGTCTCATCATACCTTGCCAGTGcaggggaaggtgtgtgtgtgtgtgtgtgtgtgtgtgtgtgtgtgtgtgtgtgtatatatatatatatatatatatatatatatatatatatatatatatatatatatatatatatatatgtgtgtgtgtgtgtgtgtgtgtgtgtgtgtgtgtgtgtgtgtgtgtgtgtgtatgtgtgtgtgtgtgtgtgtaaggactTTTAGAAATAAGTAACTTGTGAAATTAGAGGCCTGgtcagatttctctctctctctctctctctctctctctctctctctctctctctctctctctctctctctctctctctctctctctctctctctctctctctctctaaaagaatCACTggccaaagaaaacaaaaccggAAAAGAAATCCCACTTAGCTGCCAGTTCCAAAAGAGACGTcaagaaaataattgaaaattaaaggataagtgtctttaaacctcTCTCTTGGAAGactttaagtcataggaaggaagaaatacagaagcaggcagagagttccagaatttaccagagaatgggatgaattattgagaatactggttaactcttgcattagagaggtggacagaagaaggatgagagaaaaaaaaaagaatgcctTATGCATTGAGGCCGCGGTAGGAggcgaggcatgcagttagcaagatcagaagagcaattagcatgaaaatagcgatagaagatagcaagaaatgtaacattcaggcaatgagaaagaggctgaagacagtcagtattggagaggagttgatatgacgaaaagcttttgattacatCCTATCTAAATTAGCGATATGAATGGAACCCCTCCAtacatgtgaggcatactccatacatgggcaaATAGGGCCCCTGTACAAAGCAGTTGGGgagctgagaaaaactggtggagacgactgagaacacctaacttcataaaagttgaaaataaaggagggaaagaagaagaagcatagtTATTAGAGatctttttggctagatgccagaagtcacgagggtagatagatcttgaaagtgcctaacatgctggaaaaacacacaacaacgattttttttttttttttatcttgttttcttaccccataaagcatgttttgcttgcattttggcgttttggtacctaactgtgaaatacaatttacgttttttagtaatgttgttctatttctcaatatataatgttattcatgcattttagtgttttggtacctaagaagcagaaaaatatttgtaatgtacgtttctcgtaatgtgttttcgttctttcttataaagtactttatatgcattttggcctttttctacgtaagaagctcaaaaaacgctcaaaatacttgtttatggtaatgttattatgtttataAAGTgagttttgtatgcgtttcagcgttttggtacgtaagtggataaaaaaaaaacactgaaaagagacttttttttttttttttggaaatattgcagttttctttatatatacgtTCTATGTTTGTTAGCATTTTAGTGCATATAatgctcataaaaactcaaaattttATTAATGcttctctgtttctccctatggagtgttattcatgctgTTTAgcggttttggtacctaagaagctcaacaacactcataatacacgactctgggaatgtcctttcgtttccccatatagggtactttgcatttttttttttttttttgtacataacaagctcaaaaacactcaatatatttgtttttgtaatgtcattacgtttctccatcaagtgtgttttgcatgcgttttagcgttttggtacgtaagatgttgaaaaaaacactgaaaagacacgtttttcgtgatCTTGTTTAGGAGTCTTAAATAAGGTGATTTGGTGATATATAAggtgatttggtgcctaacacgctcaaaaactctcaaaagacacgtttctggtaatgtcgtttcgattCCCATTCCcagtatagggtactttccactcattttggtgttttttttctacgtaacaagctcaaaaacactaaataaaatacttgtttttggtaatgttattctttttctccataatgcgt
It encodes the following:
- the LOC135106713 gene encoding uncharacterized protein LOC135106713, with protein sequence MAKLLKPCRLDTDPSSPTAAKEWKHWHRTFQNFIEESGEAAPNKLRALVNCVSPSVYELIEDCVSYESAVAKLESVYVKLPNEIFARHVLATRRQQSGESLDEFLRELHKLSKDCNFKAVTAEQYREELVRDAFINGIASAFIRQRLLENKSLNLEAAYSQARTLDLAQRNADAYTCSLPVPHAAALVPGQQELPSDDQQQQSTKEGGERRPPVDLTVAAAHVSKKKCYFCGNAFHITGRAICPARSVTCNNCGKAGHFAKVCRSKAKAYDSTTTTLYNPTLLKLAATFPKNLSHAAIDITVNGHSLKALIDSCSSDSFISEKVAHKLKLTVVPASKEISMASASLNTSSPGYVTVDLGHVDQNYSCVQLGVLKDLCCDVILGHDFQKHHKSVTFQYGGNKPSLRVTSNCALATADIEEPSLFPNLPQQCKPITVKSRHYCKDDQLFINDQISRLLSEGVIEPSISPWRAQVVVVKDPLERHKKRLCIDYSQTINQYTELDAYPLPRIEDMVHNLAKYKVFSTFDLKSAYHQISIKESERKYTAFEGAGKLYQFCRVPFGVTNGVAVFQRAMDKLVEDEDLKDTFPYLDNITVAGSTQDEHDENVKKFLEVVRKRKLTLNESKSVMSVPIINVLGSLKPGWPASSFYVKNASG